The Geodermatophilaceae bacterium NBWT11 genome has a segment encoding these proteins:
- a CDS encoding DNA alkylation repair protein, protein MARTPPPQVTLAEVRAELAALEDPRMRAVNARHGDDHGVNLTGLRGLAKRLKTQQPLALELWATGDADERLLAVLVCRPRDFSLDELDTMLREARLPKVHGWLVDHVVEKSPHVEELRGRWLADADPVVESAGWALTTDRVAKAPDGLDLPGLLDEIEARMAAAPDRLQWAMNHCLAQIGIEHPAHRERAVAIGERLQVLAGYPTPKGCTSPFAPLWIAEMVRRQELTPAR, encoded by the coding sequence ATGGCCCGGACTCCCCCGCCGCAGGTGACGCTGGCCGAGGTGCGCGCCGAGCTGGCTGCCCTCGAGGACCCGCGGATGCGCGCGGTCAACGCCCGGCACGGGGACGACCACGGCGTCAACCTCACCGGGCTGCGCGGGCTGGCGAAGCGGCTGAAGACCCAGCAGCCGCTGGCCCTCGAGCTGTGGGCCACCGGGGACGCCGACGAACGGCTGCTGGCGGTGCTGGTCTGCCGGCCGCGGGACTTCTCGCTCGACGAGCTGGACACGATGCTGCGCGAGGCCCGCCTGCCCAAGGTGCACGGCTGGCTCGTCGACCACGTCGTGGAGAAGAGCCCGCACGTCGAGGAGCTGCGCGGGCGCTGGCTGGCCGACGCCGACCCGGTGGTCGAGAGCGCCGGCTGGGCGCTGACCACCGACCGGGTCGCGAAGGCCCCCGACGGACTGGACCTGCCCGGCCTGCTCGACGAGATCGAGGCCCGGATGGCCGCGGCCCCCGACCGGCTGCAGTGGGCGATGAACCACTGCCTCGCCCAGATCGGCATCGAGCACCCCGCGCACCGGGAGCGGGCCGTCGCGATCGGCGAGCGGCTGCAGGTGCTCGCGGGCTACCCGACCCCCAAGGGCTGCACGTCGCCGTTCGCCCCGCTGTGGATCGCCGAGATGGTCCGCCGGCAGGAGCTCACCCCGGCGCGGTGA
- a CDS encoding LysR family transcriptional regulator, whose product MNVANLDLNLLVSLDALLHQRSVTRAAQQVGLSQPALSAALARLRRHFGDDLLVRVGNENRLTPLAEQLQSQSRLALQSVHRVFTAQPAFDPASSTREFTLLLSDYCVAVLGSALTELLGQEAPGARLKFVPHSPDIVARADQALLAADLLLLPRGFLDDLPAMDLFTDDWVLIADADNPEVGEAVTVDQLRELPWVTVYSGQTASTPATRILRMQGIDPHVQVVTEAFLTVPGLVARSPRIAVLQRRLLGLLPTTSALRVLPAPVDLGHLVEAAYWHPVYARDPEHSWLRDLVLRAARQVTAPG is encoded by the coding sequence GTGAACGTGGCCAACCTCGACCTGAACCTGCTGGTCTCCCTCGACGCCCTGCTGCACCAGCGCAGCGTCACCCGGGCCGCGCAGCAGGTCGGGTTGAGCCAACCCGCGCTGTCGGCGGCGCTGGCCCGGCTGCGTCGGCACTTCGGGGACGACCTGCTGGTGCGGGTGGGCAACGAGAACCGGCTCACCCCGTTGGCCGAGCAGCTGCAGTCGCAGTCCCGGCTGGCGCTGCAGTCGGTGCACCGGGTCTTCACCGCCCAACCGGCCTTCGACCCGGCCAGCTCCACCCGGGAGTTCACCCTGCTGCTGTCGGACTACTGCGTGGCCGTGCTGGGCAGCGCGCTCACCGAGCTGCTGGGTCAGGAGGCCCCGGGGGCGCGGTTGAAGTTCGTGCCGCACAGCCCGGACATCGTGGCCCGGGCCGACCAGGCGCTGCTGGCTGCGGACCTGCTGCTGCTGCCCCGCGGATTCCTCGACGACCTGCCGGCGATGGACCTGTTCACCGACGACTGGGTGCTCATCGCCGACGCCGACAACCCCGAGGTCGGGGAGGCGGTCACCGTCGACCAGCTGCGCGAGCTGCCCTGGGTGACGGTCTACAGCGGGCAGACCGCCTCGACCCCGGCCACCCGGATCCTGCGCATGCAGGGCATCGACCCGCACGTGCAGGTCGTGACCGAGGCCTTCCTGACCGTCCCGGGCCTGGTCGCCCGGTCGCCCCGCATCGCGGTGCTCCAGCGCCGGTTGCTCGGGCTGCTGCCGACCACCAGCGCGCTGCGGGTGCTGCCCGCCCCGGTCGACCTGGGCCACCTGGTGGAAGCGGCCTACTGGCACCCGGTGTACGCCCGCGACCCCGAGCACAGCTGGCTGCGGGACCTGGTCCTCCGGGCGGCCCGGCAGGTCACCGCGCCGGGGTGA
- a CDS encoding cyclase family protein — protein MDPQDPEGTIAAAAARVSNWGRWGADDVLGTLNLLTPEKRVQGAALVRRGVTVDLTQHFNAEGPQSGWRRRTNPVHTMLDTGTDAERGVQGFPHGIGGADDIVAMPLQSSTQWDGLGHIFDHGQAWNGRRAGDVVTSAGDAVTGIETTAGRFVGRGVLLDVARHLEPATAELPDGFAITPAHLDATAAAAGVEVGSGDLLLVRTGRLARARRSIAAGTGWAGYAGGDSPGLSFTALDWLREHDVAAVATDTWGVEVRPSEFAVPTFQPFHQVAIPHLGLFLGEMWDLEALAADCATSGVHEFLLAAAPLPVTGAVGAPVAPIAVL, from the coding sequence CTGGACCCGCAGGACCCCGAGGGCACCATCGCCGCCGCGGCCGCCCGGGTCTCCAACTGGGGCCGCTGGGGTGCCGACGACGTGCTCGGCACGCTCAACCTGCTCACCCCGGAGAAGCGGGTGCAGGGCGCTGCGCTGGTGCGCCGCGGGGTCACCGTCGACCTGACCCAGCACTTCAACGCCGAGGGCCCGCAGAGCGGCTGGCGCCGCCGGACCAACCCGGTGCACACGATGCTGGACACCGGGACCGACGCCGAGCGCGGCGTGCAGGGCTTCCCGCACGGCATCGGCGGCGCCGACGACATCGTCGCGATGCCGCTGCAGTCCTCGACCCAGTGGGACGGCCTGGGCCACATCTTCGACCACGGACAGGCCTGGAACGGCCGCCGGGCCGGGGACGTCGTCACCAGCGCCGGCGACGCCGTGACCGGCATCGAGACCACCGCCGGCCGGTTCGTCGGCCGCGGCGTGCTGCTCGACGTCGCCCGGCACCTCGAGCCCGCCACCGCCGAGCTGCCCGACGGGTTCGCGATCACCCCCGCGCACCTGGACGCCACCGCCGCCGCGGCCGGCGTCGAGGTCGGCAGCGGCGACCTGCTGCTGGTGCGCACCGGCCGGCTCGCCCGGGCCCGCCGCTCGATCGCCGCCGGCACCGGCTGGGCCGGCTACGCCGGGGGCGACTCCCCCGGGCTGTCGTTCACCGCCCTGGACTGGTTGCGCGAGCACGACGTCGCCGCGGTCGCGACCGACACCTGGGGTGTCGAGGTGCGGCCGAGCGAGTTCGCCGTCCCCACCTTCCAGCCCTTCCACCAGGTGGCCATCCCGCACCTGGGCCTGTTCCTCGGCGAGATGTGGGACCTCGAGGCCCTCGCCGCCGACTGCGCCACCTCGGGGGTGCACGAGTTCCTGCTCGCCGCCGCACCCCTGCCCGTCACCGGAGCGGTCGGTGCCCCCGTGGCCCCGATCGCCGTCCTCTAG
- a CDS encoding 2-polyprenyl-6-methoxyphenol hydroxylase → MSAVQDVLVIGGGLAGAAVAVHLAQAGVAVDLVEIKPDAHALGSGITLQGNALRELDHLGVWDRAKERGYPFDVTGIRAPDPAGTVLFEIPDARTGGPDYPAAMGMTRPDLAGLLHDRAREVGVQVRYATTTTQLAQDDDGVDVTFSDGTSRRYDLVIGADGVRSWTRRMLGIGLETRSIGMGIWRAFGPRPESVTRTDLFYGGPAYIAGYCPTGEDSIYAYIVEDAQDRSTLTPQEQLDTMRGLAGAYHGPWDEIRETLTDPERVNYTWFETHLLAAPWNRGRVVVIGDAAHTCPPTVAQGGAQALEDAAVLGDLLTSRDTLDQDLWDAFHDRRVERARTVVEASNQLAQWQLDHVQGDIPALMRSVATLVSQPA, encoded by the coding sequence GTGAGCGCAGTGCAGGACGTCCTGGTCATCGGCGGCGGGCTGGCCGGGGCCGCCGTCGCGGTCCACCTGGCCCAGGCCGGCGTGGCGGTGGACCTGGTGGAGATCAAGCCCGACGCGCACGCCCTCGGGTCCGGCATCACCCTGCAGGGCAACGCCCTGCGGGAGCTGGACCACCTCGGCGTCTGGGACCGGGCGAAGGAGCGCGGCTACCCCTTCGACGTGACCGGGATCCGGGCCCCCGACCCGGCCGGCACCGTCCTCTTCGAGATCCCCGACGCCCGGACCGGCGGCCCGGACTACCCGGCGGCCATGGGCATGACCCGGCCCGACCTGGCCGGCCTGCTGCACGACCGGGCCCGCGAGGTCGGCGTCCAGGTCCGGTACGCGACCACGACCACCCAGCTCGCCCAGGACGACGACGGCGTCGACGTCACGTTCTCCGACGGCACCTCCCGCCGCTACGACCTGGTGATCGGCGCCGACGGCGTCCGCTCCTGGACCCGTCGCATGCTCGGCATCGGGCTGGAGACCCGGTCGATCGGCATGGGCATCTGGCGCGCGTTCGGGCCGCGGCCCGAGAGCGTCACCCGCACCGATCTCTTCTACGGCGGACCGGCCTACATCGCCGGCTACTGCCCGACCGGGGAGGACTCGATCTACGCCTACATCGTCGAGGACGCCCAGGACCGCTCCACGCTGACCCCGCAGGAGCAGCTGGACACCATGCGCGGGCTCGCCGGGGCCTACCACGGGCCCTGGGACGAGATCCGCGAGACGCTCACCGACCCCGAGCGGGTCAACTACACCTGGTTCGAGACCCACCTGCTGGCCGCCCCGTGGAACCGCGGCCGGGTCGTCGTCATCGGCGACGCCGCGCACACCTGCCCGCCCACCGTGGCCCAGGGCGGCGCGCAGGCCCTGGAGGACGCCGCCGTCCTCGGTGACCTGCTCACCTCCCGAGACACCCTCGACCAGGACCTCTGGGACGCCTTCCACGACCGCCGGGTCGAGCGCGCCCGCACCGTCGTCGAGGCCTCCAACCAGCTCGCCCAGTGGCAGCTGGACCACGTGCAGGGCGACATCCCGGCGCTCATGCGCAGCGTCGCCACCCTCGTCAGCCAGCCCGCCTGA
- a CDS encoding oxidoreductase, translating into MTERLITHLRHIDLAVPDLRTQTDFFTHTWGLKEETTDGGLSFLAAEGSPEAYVVRLREASEKRIDLVSFGAATAADVDTLAARMATAGVQLVHEPTDLQTPGGGYGFRFFDNEGRTVEVSADVAVREHRRIEEGESIPVRLSHVVLNSTEPEKTVAFYEQHFGFALSDTLMHPRMGSMMWFMRTNAWHHSMAVARGPHASLHHASFELRGIDEYMRGTGRALRAGVEKIWGPGRHMAGNNTFSYFLDPHGNTVEYTTELDLVDEDTWHPSLYDFSNPEVSDQWGTANAMNEFVAQKSFNDPDTGLFVAPPV; encoded by the coding sequence ATGACCGAACGCCTCATCACCCACCTGCGGCACATCGACCTCGCCGTGCCCGACCTGCGCACCCAGACCGACTTCTTCACCCACACCTGGGGCCTGAAGGAGGAGACCACCGACGGCGGGCTCTCCTTCCTGGCCGCCGAGGGCAGCCCGGAGGCCTACGTCGTCCGGCTGCGGGAGGCGAGCGAGAAGCGGATCGACCTGGTCTCCTTCGGCGCCGCGACCGCCGCCGACGTCGACACCCTGGCCGCCCGGATGGCCACCGCCGGCGTGCAGCTGGTGCACGAGCCGACCGACCTGCAGACCCCCGGCGGCGGCTACGGCTTCCGGTTCTTCGACAACGAGGGCCGCACCGTGGAGGTCTCGGCCGACGTCGCCGTCCGGGAGCACCGCAGGATCGAGGAGGGCGAGTCGATCCCGGTGCGCCTGTCGCACGTGGTGCTCAACTCGACCGAGCCGGAGAAGACGGTGGCCTTCTACGAGCAGCACTTCGGGTTCGCACTCTCGGACACCCTGATGCACCCGCGGATGGGCTCGATGATGTGGTTCATGCGCACCAACGCCTGGCACCACAGCATGGCCGTCGCCCGCGGCCCGCACGCCTCCCTGCACCACGCCTCCTTCGAGCTGCGCGGCATCGACGAGTACATGCGCGGCACCGGCCGGGCACTGCGCGCCGGCGTGGAGAAGATCTGGGGTCCCGGTCGGCACATGGCCGGCAACAACACGTTCTCCTACTTCCTCGACCCGCACGGCAACACCGTGGAGTACACGACCGAGCTCGACCTGGTCGACGAGGACACCTGGCACCCCTCGCTCTACGACTTCAGCAACCCCGAGGTCAGCGACCAGTGGGGCACGGCCAACGCGATGAACGAGTTCGTCGCCCAGAAGTCGTTCAACGACCCGGACACGGGCCTCTTCGTGGCCCCTCCCGTCTGA
- a CDS encoding DUF2437 domain-containing protein, producing the protein MRFATYVHDGEVSAGVVSDAGVHALPGTTVLDLVRAGLPTAIAAGEQALDGPAVPLDAVRLLPPLEAPTVRDFVAFEEHVEGVVAGMGMGAGVVPEWYQAPTFYFTNPYALHGAHDDVAVPPGSQRFDFELEVAVVVGRDGASLTPEAAREHVFGYTVLNDWSARDLQRREMQVSLGPAKGKDSATTLGPFLVTADELEPYRDDEGFLALDMRVSVNGELVGQDLLSNMGWPFEELVAYASRGTEVRAGDVLGSGTCGNGGCLAELWGRRGPESLPSLQPGDVVEMTVEGLGTIRNTVVAGVELPPVAAARPRPRTRTRS; encoded by the coding sequence ATGCGCTTCGCCACGTACGTCCACGACGGCGAGGTCTCCGCCGGGGTCGTCTCCGACGCCGGCGTCCACGCCCTGCCCGGGACCACGGTGCTGGACCTGGTCCGCGCCGGACTGCCCACCGCGATCGCCGCCGGCGAGCAGGCCCTGGACGGCCCGGCCGTGCCGCTGGACGCCGTCCGGCTGCTGCCGCCGCTGGAGGCGCCCACGGTGCGCGACTTCGTCGCCTTCGAGGAGCACGTCGAGGGCGTCGTCGCCGGCATGGGGATGGGGGCCGGGGTGGTGCCCGAGTGGTACCAGGCGCCGACCTTCTACTTCACCAACCCCTACGCCCTGCACGGCGCGCACGACGACGTCGCCGTCCCACCGGGCTCGCAGCGGTTCGACTTCGAGCTGGAGGTCGCCGTGGTCGTCGGTCGGGACGGCGCCTCGCTGACCCCGGAGGCCGCCCGCGAGCACGTCTTCGGCTACACGGTCCTCAACGACTGGTCGGCCCGGGACCTGCAGCGCCGCGAGATGCAGGTCAGCCTCGGCCCGGCCAAGGGCAAGGACTCCGCCACCACGCTCGGGCCGTTCCTGGTCACCGCCGACGAGCTGGAGCCCTACCGCGACGACGAGGGCTTCCTGGCCCTGGACATGCGGGTGTCGGTCAACGGCGAGCTGGTCGGGCAGGACCTGCTGTCGAACATGGGCTGGCCGTTCGAGGAGCTCGTCGCCTACGCCTCCCGCGGCACCGAGGTGCGGGCCGGCGACGTCCTCGGCTCGGGCACCTGCGGCAACGGCGGCTGCCTGGCCGAGCTGTGGGGCCGCCGCGGCCCCGAGTCGCTGCCCTCCCTGCAGCCCGGCGACGTGGTCGAGATGACCGTCGAGGGGCTGGGCACCATCCGCAACACCGTCGTCGCCGGCGTCGAGCTGCCCCCGGTCGCCGCCGCCCGGCCGCGCCCCCGCACCCGCACCCGTTCCTGA
- a CDS encoding zinc-binding dehydrogenase gives MPVVELAAHGGPEVLVPATRPVPVPAADQLLVRVGACGVCGHDALARRGLLAAPVGSVLGHEIAGRVEAAGADVTGWVGRRVALVQRIPCGACAECAAGTTARCRQGPGFYGEDLPGGYAGFVLASPLNAVPLPDEVDDVTGALLSCAVGTGLKALHTAGVRAGDVVVVTGAGGGVGVHTVQVAHHLGAVVVAVTGDAAKVQALREAGADEVAVRPDGRELRAIAARLDRPRGVDVVVETTGAPTFATALRSLRPGGRLVLVGNTVPGELPLDPGLVIVRELAVLGSAHATRADLVEVVELVRRGVVRPLAARVWPLAEAAAAHAALDARSLVGRAVLRP, from the coding sequence ATGCCGGTGGTGGAACTGGCTGCCCACGGCGGCCCGGAGGTGCTGGTCCCGGCCACCCGTCCGGTGCCCGTCCCCGCCGCGGACCAGCTCCTGGTGCGGGTGGGGGCGTGCGGGGTCTGCGGCCACGACGCCCTCGCCCGCCGCGGCCTGCTCGCCGCCCCGGTCGGCAGCGTGCTCGGCCACGAGATCGCCGGCCGGGTCGAGGCCGCCGGGGCCGACGTCACCGGGTGGGTCGGCCGACGGGTGGCCCTCGTGCAGCGCATCCCGTGCGGGGCGTGCGCGGAGTGCGCCGCCGGCACCACCGCCCGCTGCCGGCAGGGGCCCGGCTTCTACGGCGAGGACCTGCCCGGCGGCTACGCGGGGTTCGTGCTGGCCAGCCCGCTCAACGCGGTGCCGCTGCCCGACGAGGTGGACGACGTCACCGGCGCCCTGCTCTCCTGCGCGGTGGGCACCGGGCTGAAGGCGCTGCACACCGCCGGCGTCCGGGCCGGGGACGTCGTCGTCGTCACCGGGGCCGGCGGCGGGGTGGGCGTGCACACCGTGCAGGTCGCCCACCACCTGGGCGCCGTCGTCGTCGCGGTGACCGGGGACGCGGCCAAGGTCCAGGCGCTGCGGGAGGCCGGGGCCGACGAGGTCGCCGTCCGCCCCGACGGCCGCGAGCTGCGGGCGATCGCCGCCCGGCTGGACCGGCCGCGGGGGGTGGACGTCGTCGTCGAGACCACCGGGGCCCCCACCTTCGCCACCGCGCTGCGGTCGCTGCGCCCGGGCGGTCGTCTGGTGCTGGTCGGCAACACCGTGCCCGGCGAGCTCCCGCTGGACCCGGGGCTGGTGATCGTCCGGGAGCTCGCCGTGCTGGGCTCGGCGCACGCCACCCGCGCCGACCTGGTCGAGGTGGTCGAGCTGGTCCGGCGCGGCGTCGTCCGCCCGCTGGCCGCCCGGGTGTGGCCGCTGGCCGAGGCCGCCGCCGCGCACGCCGCGCTCGACGCCCGATCCCTCGTCGGTCGGGCGGTCCTGCGGCCCTGA